In a single window of the Desulfuromonas sp. TF genome:
- a CDS encoding Xaa-Pro peptidase family protein, with protein sequence MRITPASELKDRCQKLQRLMQDAGLDAVLLLQNADLFYFTGSIQQGVLYVPASGEPVYMVRKEYTRARMECGLKEIVPFKSPRNIPEILSDFNLPLPKKAGMELDVLPVALFGRFRNVLPGCEIVDVSNLIRTVRSVKSSYEIEIMKDAALQVEKVCQRAREVIKVGMTDLELAAELEYAARKAGHQGLVRMRGFNSELFYGQVFSGPDSAVPAFNDTPLGGLGVNPSVGQGPSYKRIEANEPIVVDFTGAFDGYLVDQTRIFCVGGLPDLLLKAYDDMVKIEQHAKQIALPGIAWGAVYDECHRMAVDMGYAEHFMGSSGAQVSFIGHGIGTEIDEYPFIARGFSDQLLEENMTFAFEPKAVYPGLGAVGVENTFWVAKDGLKHITFSSEELVVL encoded by the coding sequence ATGCGAATCACCCCCGCCAGCGAGCTCAAGGACCGGTGCCAGAAACTACAAAGGCTGATGCAAGATGCCGGACTCGACGCCGTTCTTCTCTTGCAGAACGCCGATCTGTTCTACTTCACCGGCTCCATTCAGCAGGGGGTTCTCTATGTTCCGGCCTCGGGCGAGCCGGTCTATATGGTGCGCAAGGAATACACCCGGGCGCGCATGGAGTGCGGCCTGAAGGAGATCGTCCCTTTCAAGAGCCCGCGCAACATCCCCGAGATCCTCTCCGATTTCAACCTGCCGCTGCCGAAGAAAGCCGGCATGGAACTGGACGTCCTCCCCGTAGCCCTCTTCGGACGTTTCCGGAACGTGCTCCCCGGCTGCGAGATCGTCGACGTCTCGAACCTCATCCGTACCGTGCGCTCGGTTAAATCAAGCTATGAGATCGAGATCATGAAGGATGCCGCCCTCCAGGTTGAGAAGGTCTGCCAACGGGCCCGGGAGGTGATCAAAGTGGGCATGACCGATCTTGAGCTGGCTGCCGAGCTCGAGTATGCCGCCCGCAAGGCCGGCCACCAGGGGCTGGTCAGGATGCGCGGCTTCAACTCGGAACTTTTCTATGGACAGGTCTTCTCCGGCCCCGACAGCGCCGTGCCGGCCTTCAACGACACACCCCTGGGCGGTCTCGGGGTGAATCCTTCGGTGGGGCAGGGGCCGAGCTACAAGCGCATCGAGGCGAACGAGCCGATCGTGGTGGACTTCACCGGCGCCTTCGACGGCTACCTCGTCGACCAGACCCGCATCTTCTGCGTCGGCGGCCTCCCCGACCTGCTGCTGAAAGCCTACGACGACATGGTCAAGATCGAGCAGCACGCCAAGCAGATCGCTCTGCCGGGGATCGCCTGGGGGGCGGTGTATGACGAGTGCCACCGGATGGCCGTGGACATGGGCTACGCGGAGCACTTCATGGGCTCGTCGGGTGCCCAGGTTTCCTTCATCGGCCATGGCATCGGCACCGAGATTGACGAATACCCCTTCATCGCCCGCGGCTTCTCCGACCAGCTCCTCGAAGAGAACATGACCTTCGCCTTCGAGCCCAAGGCCGTCTACCCCGGCCTCGGCGCCGTCGGCGTGGAGAACACCTTCTGGGTCGCCAAGGACGGCCTCAAGCACATCACCTTCAGCAGCGAGGAGTTGGTGGTGCTGTAA
- a CDS encoding AMP-binding protein, giving the protein MAEALNFTMGGLLEDAARRFPNRDALVYTDRGLRYSYRQFDDLTDRVAKGLVRLGIRKGDHVAIWATNVPEWVVLQFATAKIGAVLVTVNTNYKSTELEYVLKQSDSVALFLVQGFKDTDYVETVGEIVPEIWEASPGRLLSRRLPFLRDIVFLGEEAPAGMLAYAELERMGEEIGNAELARIKASLHEHEVINMQYTSGTTGFPKGVMLTHHNIVNNGFNIGECMKFTEEDRLCIPVPFFHCFGCVLAVLACVSHASAMVPVETFDPEQVLRTIEAEKCTAVHGVPTMFIAELEHPNFKKYDLSTLRTGIMAGSPCPIEVMKRVISDMHCSEITIAYGQTESSPVITQTRTDDPIELRVSTVGRVLPDVEMKIVDIESGAILPPGGQGELCTRGYLVMKGYYKMPEETARAIDAEGWLHTGDLAVMDEGGYCRITGRIKNMIIRGGENIYPREIEEFLYTHPKISDVQVYGVPDRRYGEQVMAAVKLKKGVECTAGEIRDFCRGRIANFKIPRYVTFVEDYPMTASGKIQKFKLREMAIRELDLPDIAAATA; this is encoded by the coding sequence ATGGCCGAGGCGCTGAACTTCACCATGGGCGGATTGCTGGAGGATGCCGCCCGCCGTTTCCCGAACAGGGATGCTCTTGTTTATACCGACCGGGGGCTGCGCTACAGCTACCGGCAATTCGACGACCTTACCGACCGCGTGGCCAAGGGGTTGGTGAGGCTCGGCATTCGCAAGGGGGATCATGTCGCCATTTGGGCGACCAATGTGCCTGAGTGGGTGGTGCTGCAGTTCGCCACGGCCAAGATCGGCGCCGTTCTGGTAACCGTCAACACCAATTACAAATCGACGGAACTTGAGTACGTGCTGAAACAGTCCGATTCCGTCGCCCTCTTCCTGGTGCAGGGGTTCAAGGACACCGATTACGTGGAAACCGTCGGCGAGATCGTTCCCGAAATATGGGAGGCTTCTCCCGGTCGCCTGCTCAGCCGCCGGCTGCCGTTTCTCAGGGACATTGTCTTCCTCGGAGAAGAGGCTCCCGCGGGGATGCTCGCTTATGCCGAGCTGGAAAGGATGGGGGAGGAGATCGGCAATGCCGAACTGGCCCGCATCAAGGCGAGCCTCCATGAGCACGAGGTGATCAACATGCAGTACACCTCGGGTACCACCGGCTTTCCCAAGGGGGTCATGCTCACCCATCACAATATCGTCAACAACGGGTTCAACATCGGCGAATGTATGAAATTCACCGAGGAGGACCGCCTCTGCATCCCCGTCCCCTTTTTCCACTGCTTCGGCTGCGTGCTGGCAGTGCTCGCGTGCGTTTCCCACGCCTCCGCCATGGTGCCGGTGGAGACTTTCGATCCCGAGCAGGTGCTGCGGACCATCGAGGCTGAGAAATGCACCGCCGTGCACGGGGTTCCCACCATGTTTATCGCGGAACTGGAGCATCCGAACTTCAAAAAGTACGACCTGTCCACTCTGCGCACCGGCATCATGGCCGGCTCCCCCTGTCCCATCGAGGTGATGAAGCGGGTCATCAGCGACATGCACTGCTCCGAAATAACCATCGCTTACGGCCAGACCGAATCGTCCCCGGTCATCACCCAAACCCGCACCGACGATCCCATCGAGCTGCGCGTTTCCACCGTCGGCCGGGTCCTCCCCGATGTCGAGATGAAGATTGTCGACATCGAAAGCGGCGCTATCCTTCCGCCCGGCGGTCAGGGAGAGCTGTGTACCCGAGGCTACCTGGTGATGAAGGGATACTACAAGATGCCCGAGGAGACCGCTCGGGCCATCGATGCCGAGGGGTGGCTCCACACCGGTGACCTGGCGGTGATGGACGAAGGCGGTTATTGCCGGATCACCGGCCGCATCAAGAACATGATCATCCGAGGCGGTGAAAACATCTACCCCCGCGAGATTGAAGAGTTCCTGTACACTCATCCCAAGATTTCCGACGTGCAGGTCTACGGCGTCCCCGACCGCAGGTACGGCGAGCAGGTCATGGCCGCCGTCAAACTTAAGAAGGGGGTCGAATGCACCGCCGGGGAGATCCGGGATTTCTGCCGCGGCCGCATCGCCAATTTCAAGATCCCCCGCTACGTCACTTTCGTGGAGGACTATCCCATGACCGCCAGCGGCAAGATCCAGAAGTTCAAGCTGCGCGAGATGGCCATCCGCGAGCTGGATCTCCCGGATATCGCGGCAGCTACGGCTTGA
- a CDS encoding DUF502 domain-containing protein has protein sequence MEEPTLTTGRPGLWRSLLKHLKNRFGTGLLVVIPLGITIFILRFLFNLADGVLAPAIQKTAHFFFGEGHYIPGLGMIAGILVIYGAGVVATNMFGRRLVDYWERLLSRIPIVKSIYTSSKQILHVFSAGKNGSFRRAVYVQFPMEDSYSIAFITNSVRSASGKKYHTVFIPTSPNPTSGYVLILEEHRVYPAAFGVEEAMKIVMSGGMVTPEVIRAEKLQ, from the coding sequence GTGGAGGAACCGACGTTGACAACCGGCAGGCCGGGCCTGTGGCGGTCGCTGCTCAAACATCTCAAGAACAGGTTCGGCACCGGGTTGTTGGTGGTCATCCCCCTGGGGATCACCATTTTCATCCTCCGCTTCCTGTTTAACCTGGCCGACGGCGTCCTGGCTCCCGCCATCCAGAAAACGGCGCACTTCTTCTTCGGCGAGGGGCATTACATCCCCGGCTTGGGGATGATCGCCGGAATCCTGGTCATCTACGGCGCCGGGGTGGTCGCCACCAACATGTTCGGCCGCCGCCTGGTGGACTACTGGGAACGGCTGCTCAGCCGCATTCCCATCGTGAAGTCCATCTACACCTCCTCGAAGCAGATCCTCCATGTGTTTTCAGCGGGAAAAAACGGCAGCTTTCGCCGGGCGGTCTATGTCCAATTCCCCATGGAGGACAGCTATTCCATCGCCTTCATCACCAACAGTGTCCGTTCCGCATCCGGCAAGAAGTATCACACCGTTTTCATCCCCACCTCTCCCAACCCCACCTCCGGCTACGTTCTGATTCTTGAGGAGCACAGGGTTTATCCCGCAGCCTTCGGTGTTGAAGAGGCGATGAAAATCGTCATGTCCGGAGGGATGGTCACTCCCGAGGTGATACGGGCCGAGAAACTTCAATAG
- a CDS encoding PAS domain S-box protein codes for MMIPLKDNTFRQIIEGAPDAIMLADRQGIIRLWNAGAASLFGYSSEEALGQSLDLIIPEPMRARHWEGYHRVMATGETVYGSKLLAVPAAHRDGHRLSVEFSIVMLRDDDGTLGGIAAIMRDATERWKKEKALKERLAELESAMAS; via the coding sequence ATGATGATACCCCTGAAAGACAATACTTTCCGACAGATCATCGAAGGAGCACCGGATGCGATCATGCTGGCCGACCGGCAGGGGATCATCCGCCTGTGGAATGCCGGGGCCGCCTCTCTTTTCGGCTACTCGTCCGAGGAAGCTCTCGGTCAGAGTCTCGACCTGATCATCCCGGAACCGATGCGGGCCCGGCACTGGGAAGGGTATCACCGGGTCATGGCCACGGGTGAAACCGTCTATGGATCGAAACTTCTGGCGGTTCCGGCCGCCCATCGCGACGGCCACCGCCTCTCCGTCGAATTCTCCATCGTCATGCTGCGCGACGATGACGGAACACTGGGGGGGATTGCGGCCATCATGCGCGACGCCACCGAACGCTGGAAAAAGGAAAAGGCGCTGAAGGAGCGTCTTGCCGAGCTGGAATCCGCCATGGCATCCTGA